The Pseudomonas sp. GD03919 region GCTCAGCGCGTGCAGCAGCACGTCGCCGTCGGAGTGAGCGACAAGACCGAATTTATGGGGAATCCGTACGCCGCCGAGGGTGATGAAATCGCCTTCGCCGAAGCGGTGTACGTCATAGCCATGACCGATACGCATAAAGAACAACGCCCTGAAAAAGTCAGGGCGTTATTCTAACCGCATTGCCGAGTAGCCCGGATGAAATCCGGGAAATTCGCCCCCGGATTTCATCCGCGCTACGACTACTGCAAAGCGGCCGCATGATGGCGCAGGTGATCATCGATGAAGCTGGCGATGAAGTAGTAGCTGTGGTCATAGCCTGGCTGCATGCGCAGAGTCAGCGGATGACCGGCGGCCTTGGCTGCTGCCTGCAACGCCTGCGGCTTGAGCTGGCCTTCGAGGAAGTCGTCACGATCGCCCTGATCGACCAGGATCGGCAACTTCTCCTCAGCCTCGGCGATCAGCACGCTGGCATCCCACTCACGCCAGCGCGAACGCTCCTCACCCAGGTACAGGGAAAATGCCTTCTCGCCCCAGGGGCAGTTCATCGGATTGCTGATCGGCGAGAACGCCGACACCGACAGGTAGCGCCCAGGATTCTTCAGCGCGCAGATCAACGCGCCGTGGCCGCCCATGGAATGGCCGGCGATGCCACGCTTGTCCGAAACCGGGAAATTGGCCTCGATCAATGCCGGCAGCTCATGCACCACATAGTCGTACATGCGGTAGTGGCGAGCGAACGGCTCCTGAGTGGCATTGACGTAGAAGCCGGCGCCGAGGCCGAAGTCATAGGCACCATTGGCATCGTCGGCCACGCCTTCGCCACGCGGGCTGGTGTCGGGTGCGACGATGATCAACCCCAGTTCGGCCGCCATCCGCTGAGCGCCAGCCTTCTGCATGAAGTTCTCGTCAGTGCAGGTCAACCCGCTCAGCCAGTACAGCACCGGCAGCTTGGCGCCCTGCTCGGCCTGCGGCGGCAGATAGACGGCGAACACCATGTCGCAGTTGAGACTGCTGGAACGATGACGATAGCGCTTGTGCCAGCCGCCGAAGCTCTTGTTGCTGGAAACGATTTCGAGGGTCATGGGCCGCTCCGTAGGGTGCGCCATGCGCACCAGGGGATTGCGGTGCGCACGGCGCACCCCGCGAGATTCCGTGCGGCCATCAGGCCGCACGGCGTTTCATCAGAAATGGATGACGGTACGGATGCTCTTGCCTTCGTGCATCAGCTCGAACGCGTCGTTGATCTCGTCCAGCCCCATGTTGTGGGTGATGAAGGTGTCCAGCGGGATTTCGCCCTTCTGCGACTTCTCGACATAGCTCGGCAGCTCGGTACGGCCCTTGACGCCACCGAAGGCACTGCCACGCCAGACGCGCCCCGTGACCAGCTGGAACGGACGGGTGCTGATCTCGGCACCAGCCGGCGCCACGCCGATGATGGTCGACTCGCCCCAGCCCTTGTGGCAGCACTCCAGCGCAGCGCGCATTAGTTGCACGTTGCCGATGCACTCGAAGCTGTAATCGACGCCACCATCGGTCATCTCGATGATAACGTCCTGGATCGGCTTGCTGTGCTCCTTCGGATTGACGAAATCGGTCGCACCCAGCTCGCGGGCCACGGCCTCCTTGGCCGGGTTGATGTCGATGGCGATGATGCGCGAGGCCTTGGCCATCTTGGCGCCGATGATCGCCGCCAGGCCGATGCCGCCCAGGCCGAAGACCGCCACCGTGGCGCCCTCTTCCACCTTGGCGGTGTTGAGCACGGCACCGATACCAGTGGTCACACCACAGCCGAGCAGGCACACCTTGTCCAGCGGCGCTTCCTTGGGGATCACCGCTACCGAGACTTCCGGCAATACGGTGTATTCGGAGAAGGTCGAGCAGCCCATGTAGTGATAGACCGGCTCACCGTTGTAGCTGAAACGCGTGGTGCCGTCCGGCATCAGGCCCTTGCCCTGGGTGGCACGTACCGAGCTGCACAGGTTGGTCTTGCCGGATTTGCAGAATTTGCACTCACGGCATTCAGCGGTGTACAGCGGGATCACATGATCGCCGACCTTAACCGAGGTCACGCCCTCGCCCACTGCTTCGACGATGCCACCGCCCTCGTGACCCAGTACACAGGGAAACACGCCCTCGGAATCCTGACCGGACAGGGTGTAGGCATCAGTATGGCAAACACCGGTGGCGACGATGCGCACCAGCACCTCACCGGCCTTCGGCGGCTCGACATCGATCTCGACGATTTTCAGCGGCTCATTGGGCGCAAAGGCGACGGCAGCAAGGGACTTGATCATTGAAGCTCTCCTGAGCGTTGCGAAAGTGTCTTGCAGTCTAGAACAACGGCCTGAAGAAATAATTCAACAGATATAAAAACATTATTGCCACACAGGGATAATATGCTCATCCGTCAATGACACTGGAGCAAACCATGAATCGCTGGGAAGGACTCGACGAGTTCGTCGCAGTTGCCGAATGTGGCCAGTTCAGCGCCGCCGCCGAACGTCTGGGCCTGTCTACCTCACAAGTCAGTCGCCAGGTGGCGCGCCTGGAGGATCGCCTGCAAAGCCGCCTGTTCTACCGCAGCACGCGCCGCGTGGCGCTGACCGAGGCCGGGCAACTGTTCCTGCAGCATTGCCAGCGCCTGCAAGATGCGCGCGAAGAAGCGCTGCGGGCAGTCGGCGACCTTGGGGCGGAGCCCAAGGGACTGCTGCGCATGACCTGCTCAGTGGCGTATGGCGAGCGCTTCATCGTGCCGCTGGTGAATGACTTCATGGCTCGTCACCCGCAGTTGCGGGTGGAAATCGAATTATCCAACCGCCAGTTGGACCTGCTACACGAAGGGCTGGACCTGGCCATTCGCCTGGGCCGCCTGCAGGACTCGCGATTGATGGCGGCACGCCTGGCGCCCCGGGAAATGTACCTGTGCGCCGCGCCTGACTACCTGCAGCGCTATGGCCACCTACATTCGCTGTCGGAGCTGGCGCGTCACAACTGCCTGATCGGCAGCAGCGATCACTGGAGCTTCGCCGAAAACGGCCGGGAAACCCAGGTGCGCGTGCAAGGCAACTGGCGCTGCAACAGCGGTCAGGCCGTACTCGATGCCGCGCTGCGTGGTTTTGGCCTGTGTCAGTTACCGGACTACTACGTCCTCGAACACCTGCGCAGTGGGCGGCTGATTTCCCTGCTGGAACAGCATCGGCCACCCAACACCGCAGTCTGGGCGCTGTATCCGCAGCAGCGCCATCTCTCGCCCAAGGTGCGTCAGTTGATCGACTGGCTACGCCTGGGATTGAGCCAGTGCCGCGAGTACAGCGAGCCAGCCTGACGCGCGGCAACCACTCTGTCGCCCCGCTGAACCGCAATGCATTGTCACAAGCCAGTTTGAAACTTGCACCCTGACTGCCGCGTCAAACGTGATGCTCCCATAGACACGCGGGGCTCACCCACTCAGCAGCATGAGGACATGGTTATGCAGGTTCTGGTCAATAGCGGTAAACACGTTACCTCATCGATGGCCTTCACGGACGACATCAGTAATCGCGTGCGCAGCAAGCTGCAACGCTACGCGGACCACCTCACCCGGATCGAAGTCCACCTCTCCGACGAGAACGCGCTAAAGAGCGGCCCGCAGGACAAACGCTGCAAAGTCGAGGCGCGGATGAAAGGTCGCGACCCGCTGACGGTATCCCACGATGCCGAAGAACTGCAGCAAGCCATCGATGGCGCCATGAACAAGCTGACCAACGCGCTGGATCGCAACCTGGGCAAAGATGCCAAGCGCTGGACACACTGATGCGACAGTTCTAGTTCAACGGTCTTGCGGCCATATGGACTGTAGATAATGCAAATCTTCCGGGCGGGTGACCTTGAGGTTATCCGCCCGGCCTTCGATGAGCCGGGGCGACTGCCCTGACCACTCCATGGCCGAGGCCTCATCGGTCACTGCGACGCCTTCGGCGAGCGCCTGCGCCAGAGCCTCTTGCAGCGCTCCCAGGCGGAACATCTGCGGCGTATAGGCCTGCCAGATCACACTGCGTTCCACGGTCTGCACCACTCGCCCGTCTGCACTGGCACGCTTGAGCGTATCGCGCGCCGGCACCGCCAGCAGGCCGCCCACCGGATCATCGGCCAACTCTGCCAGCAAACGGTCCAGGTCCTGTCTGGCCAGATTGGGGCGCGCGGCGTCATGCACCAGCACCCAGTCCTCAGCGCCTGCGCCCTCGGCAAGCAGCGCCTGCAATCCAGCCAGCACCGAATCGCCCCGCTCACGCCCACCGGGCGCGCGGCGTACACGCGGATCGCTGGCAACCGGGAGCTGCGGCCAGAACGGATCGTCCAGCGCCACGCAGACTATGGCGCCCAACAAGCCGGGATGATCGAGAAAGCAATGCAGGCTGTGTTCGAGGATGCAGCGACCGGCGATCTGCAGGTACTGTTTGGGGCGGTCAGCGGCCATCCGCGCCCCGACACCCGCTGCTGGGATCACCAGCCAGAACTGGACGCTCATTCGGTCAGCAGGTAGAGGGTTTCACCCTCTTTGAGCATGCCCAACTCCTGTCGCGCACGCTCTTCGACGGTCTCCATGCCGCGCTTGAGCTCCATCACCTCGGCTTCGAGGATACGGTTGCGCTCCAGCAGGCGCTCGTTCTCGCCTTGCTGCTCGGCGATCTGCTGCTGCAGACGGCTGACCTGGGCAAGACTGCCCTCGCCGACCCACAGACGGTACTGCAGCCCGGCCAGCAACAGGATCAGCACGATGAACAGCCAGTACGGACTACGCATGGAGCGGCTCGCAGATTGAGTCATCGGCATGGTAGGGGCTGCGTTCACGCTTGAAAAGAAGCCGTCTGATGAGTGACATGGGATTTCAGTACCTGCATCCGTGCAAAGGTTCCAAGAGACCGATAAACGCACCGCGGATTCGCAGTGACAGGGTGCGCCGTGCGCACCAGCAATCCGCCATCGACGCTGGTGCGCACGGCGCACCCTACAAAGTAGCCATCGCCTACAAAAAAGGGCGACTTGCGTCGCCCTTTTCTATCACGCAGTGATCAGCCGCGGAACTCGGCACGACCTTTATAGGGCGCCTTGCCGCCCAGCTGCTCTTCGATACGCAGCAGCTGGTTGTACTTGGACACACGGTCGGAACGGCACAACGAACCGGTCTTGATCTGACCCGCGGCAGTACCCACAGCCAGATCGGCGATGGTGCTGTCTTCGGTTTCGCCGCTGCGGTGCGAGATCACCGCGGTAAAGCCGGCGGCCTTGGCCATCTGGATGGCTTCCAGGGTCTCGGTCAGCGAGCCGATCTGGTTGAACTTGATCAGGATCGAGTTGCCGATCTTCTCGTCGATGCCGCGCTTGAGGATCTTGGTATTGGTGACGAACAGATCGTCGCCGACCAGTTGCACCTTGGCGCCGATCTTGTCGGTCAGCACCTTCCAGCCAGCCCAGTCGGATTCGTCCATGCCGTCTTCAATGGAGATGATCGGATAACGCTGGGTCAGGCCGGCCAGGTAGTCGGCGAAACCAGCGGCGTCGAAGACCTTGCCTTCGCCTTCCAGGTCGTACTTGCCGTCCTTGAAGAACTCGCTGGAGGCGCAGTCCAGAGCCAGGGTCACGTCGTCACCCAGTTTGTAGCCGGCGTTGGCCACAGCTTCGGCGATGGCAGCCAGGGCATCTTCGTTGGAGGCCAGGTTCGGCGCGAAGCCGCCTTCGTCACCCACGGCGGTGTTCAGGCCACGGGCCTTGAGCACGGCCTTGAGGTGATGGAAGATCTCGGCGCCCATGCGCAAGGCATCGGCGAAATTCTTGGCGCCAACCGGCTGCACCATGAATTCCTGGATGTCGACATTGTTATCAGCGTGCTCGCCACCGTTGATGATGTTCATCATCGGCACCGGCATGGAGTAGACGCCCGGGGTGCCGTTGAGGTCGGCGATGTGCGCGTACAGCGGCACGCCCTTGGCCTGGGCAGCGGCCTTGGCAGCGGCCAGGGACACGGCGAGGATGGCGTTGGCGCCCAGCTTGGCTTTGTTCTCGGTACCGTCGAGTTCGATCATCGCGCGGTCCAGCGCTTTCTGATCAGCAGCGTCCTTGCCCAGCAGCAGGTCACGGATCGGGCCGTTGATGTTGGCGCCGGCTTTCAGTACGCCCTTGCCCAGGTAACGGCTCTTGTCGCCATCACGCAGCTCCAGCGCTTCGCGCGAGCCAGTGGAGGCGCCGGACGGAGCGCACGCGCTGCCGACAATGCCACCTTCCAGAATTACATCGGCTTCCACGGTGGGGTTGCCACGGGAGTCGAGAACCTCACGACCCTTGATGTCGACGATCTTTGCCATTGTTGTTAACGCTCCAAAGGTTGACGATAAGACTGCAGCAGCGGGCTGCGCAGGGCCGCCGCCACCCAAACGGGCAAGGCTGGCGGCACAGTCTGACTTACGGGTCAGGGGGATTTTGCTCGGGCGGCACTTTACCGGATTGCGTCGGCTTCAGGCAGTCTCGATTGGCGGAAAACTCTTCACCAGATCGTCAAGCTGCTTGAGCTGGCCGAGGAAAGGCTCCAGCTTGTTCAGGCGCAAGGCGCACGGGCCATCGCACTTGGCGTTTTCCGGGTCCGGATGCGCCTCCAGGAACAGACCAGCCAGCCCCTGGCTCATGCCGGCCTTGGCCAGGTCAGTAACCTGGGCACGACGACCGCCGGCGGAGTCGGCACGGCCTCCCGGCATTTGCAGGGCGTGGGTCACGTCGAAGAACACCGGGTACTCGAACTGCTTCATGATGCCGAAGCCGAGCATGTCCACCACCAGGTTGTTGTAACCGAAGGAGGAACCACGCTCGCAGAGGATCAACTGATCGTTACCGGCCTCTTCGCACTTGGTCAGGATGTGCTTCATTTCCTGCGGGGCGAGGAACTGCGCCTTCTTGATGTTGATCACCGCACCAGTCTTGGCCATGGCCACCACCAGGTCAGTCTGCCGCGAGAGGAAGGCCGGCAACTGAATGATGTCGCACACTTCGGCCACGGCGGCGGCCTGATGCGGCTCATGAACATCGGTGATCACCGGCACGCCGAAAGTCTTCTTCACTTCCTCAAAGATCTTCATGCCCTCTTCCAGGCCGGGGCCGCGGAAGGAGGTGACGGAGGAACGGTTGGCCTTGTCGAAGCTGGCCTTGAACACATAGGGGATGCCGAGCTTCTCGGTCACCCGCACGTATTCTTCGCAGGCCTGCATGGCAAGATCGCGCGACTCGAGCACGTTGATGCCACCGAACAGCACGAACGGTTTGTCGTTGGCGATCTCGATATCGCGAACTTTGATGATCTTCTGCGCCATGCCTTAAGCCTTCTTCGCTTTCTGCGCCAGGGCAGCGTTGACGAAACCGCTGAACAGCGGATGACCGTCACGCGGCGTGGAGGTGAATTCCGGGTGGAACTGGCAGGCGACGAACCACGGATGATCCGGCGCCTCGACCACTTCAACCAGTGCGCCGTCGCCAGAACGACCGGTGACCTTCAGGCCTGCCTCGGTCAGTTTCGGCAGCAGGTTGTTGTTCACTTCGTAACGGTGACGATGACGCTCGACGATCACGTCCTTGCCATAGCAGTCGTGCACCTTGGAGCCGGCCTGCAGCTGGCAATCCTGGGCGCCCAGGCGCATGGTGCCGCCCAGGTCGGAGGTTTCGCTGCGCTGTTCGGTGGCGCCGGTCGCATCCTGCCACTCGGTGATCAGGCCGACCACCGGATGCTGGCTGGCCATGTCGAACTCGGTGGAGTTGGCGTCGGCCCAGCCCACCACGTTGCGGGCGTACTCGATCACCGCGACCTGCATGCCGAGGCAGATACCCAGGTAAGGAATCTTGTTTTCGCGAGCGTACTGCACGGTCTTGATCTTGCCTTCCACGCCACGCAGACCGAAACCGCCCGGTACCAGAATGGCGTCGACGCCTTCGAGCAGCGCGGTGCCCTGGTTCTCAATGTCTTCGGAGTCGATATAACGCAGGTTGACCTTGGTACGGTTCTGGATGCCGGCGTGACTCATCGCTTCGATCAGCGACTTGTACGCATCGAGCAGCTCCATGTACTTGCCGACCATGGCGATGGTGACTTCTTTTTCCGGGTTGAGCTTGGCATCGACCACGCGATCCCACTCGGACAGGTCGGCACCGCCACATTCCAGGCCGAAGCGCTCGACGACAAAGTCATCCAGGCCCTGGGCATGCAGCACGCCCGGAATCTTGTAGATGGTGTCGACGTCTTCCAAGCTGATCACCGCACGCTCTTCGACGTTGGTGAACAGGGCGATCTTGCGCCGCGAGGACACATCGATCGGATGATCGGAGCGACACACCAGCACGTCAGGCTGCAGGCCGATGGAGCGCAGTTCCTTGACCGAATGCTGGGTCGGCTTGGTCTTGGTCTCGCCCGCGGTAGCGATATAGGGCACCAGGGTCAGGTGCATCAGCATGGCGCGCTTGGCACCCACTTCCACACGCAGCTGGCGAATGGCTTCGAGGAACGGCTGCGACTCGATGTCGCCCACGGTGCCGCCGATTTCCACCAGGGCCACGTCGGCATCGCCGGCACCCTTGATGATGCGACGCTTGATCTCGTCGGTGATGTGCGGAATGACCTGGATGGTGGCACCCAGGTAGTCACCACGGCGCTCCTTGCGCAGCACGTCTTCGTACACGCGGCCGGTGGTGAAGTTGTTGCTCTTGGTCATCGTGGTGCGGATGAACCGCTCGTAGTGACCCAGGTCGAGGTCGGTCTCGGCGCCATCGTGGGTGACGAACACCTCACCGTGCTGGAACGGGCTCATGGTGCCCGGATCGACGTTGATGTAAGGGTCCAGCTTGAGCATGGTGACCTTCAGGCCCCGCGCCTCCAGGATGGCCGCCAGTGAAGCCGAGGCGATGCCTTTCCCCAATGAAGAAACAACACCACCCGTGACGAAGATGTAGCGCGTCATGAAAAACCCTAGAAGTCTGCGTTTAAGCGGTCAGTGCCGCCGGGGAAAGCAAAGGATCGCCATCAGTACGAACAATGGCATGCCCGCCAAGCCCCCTGAGGGAGTCGGCAAAAGCTGTATTAAGACGGGAGCGTAGTCTACCCGAAAGGCCTTACCAGCTCAAACCTTGTGCGCCGATAGGCGGCGACCAGTACAGAGTCGCCCCGCCAGCCTGGATTTCTGACAACTGCGACAGGTTCGCCACCGCCATCAGCTCATCGCCATCGAACAGCAGCGGCAGGCGTGGGCGCACGAATGCCGGCACGCGCATCTCGTTCAGCAAGCGTTTGAGATCACGCCGCCCACGCCCCGGCACCTGCAGCGACTCACCACCCTGGCGGTAACGCAAATGCCAGCGACCTTGCGGCAACTCGCCCTGTAGATGCACATGACCATTGCCGGGAAGTTCGACCGATTCGGAAAACGAGTCGCAGGCTAGATCGAGTGGATCCAGCGGCCGCAGCCACTCACCATTGAGCCACCAAAGTCGCCCATCGGCACGGTGCAACTCGCCATCGGTCAGCTTCCAGATCGGCGTCGCATCCGTGGCGGCATCGCGCAGGTCACACCAGCCGGCCCAGTGATCGCTATCGGGCAGGCGCGTCAGCGGCGCCAGCCAGTGGCGCAGCAGATTGCGCTGACGCGCATCGCTCAGCGCGGTCACGGCCGACAAATCCAGAGAAGGCAACGGCAGCCAGGGTAAAGCGCAAACGCCACGCGCAGCCAGCAGGTCCATCTCGGCCAGTTCGTCCAGCAATTGCTGGGCCTCGCTCAAATGGCTGGCGCTGCGCGCAAGGCTTGCCGTCATCTGCGGCCAGCGTTCGGCCAGCAGCGGCATCACCTGCCTGCGCAGAAAATTGCGGCTGAAACGCTCGTCGGCATTGCTCGGATCCTCGACCCAGGCAAGCCCATGACTCTGCGCATAGGCCTGCAACTCAGCCCGTGAGCAGTCGATCAGCGGCCGAACCAGGCTGCCCTGCCCCAACGGCCGACTGGCCGGCATCGCCGCCAGCCCGCGCACGCCTGCGCCCCGCAACAGACGAAACAGCAGGGTTTCGGCCTGGTCATCACGATGCTGGGCGCCGAGCAATACCTCGCCAGAGCCCAGTCGCTCAGCGAACGCCGCATAACGCACCCGCCGCGCGGCCTGTTCCAGACTTGCCCCGGGCGCCACCTGCACCCTGACGACCTCCAAGGGAATATCCAGCCGGGCACAAAACTGCGCGCAATGCTCCGGCCAGGCATCGGCCGCCGGCTGCAGACCATGGTGGACATGAATGGCGGAGAGAGGCGGCAGACCCTCGCTCCGCGCCCAATCGGCGAGCAGATGCAGCAGCACGCTGGAGTCCAGGCCACCGGAGAAGGCAATACGCCAGGCAGGAGCCGTGTGCCACGGCTGCATGGCCTGGCGCAGGCGAATGCTGAGATCGGTCATCGGCCAAGCTTAAACAACAACGGGCCCGAAGGCCCGTGGTGGTGTGCGATAGATATCGTCGGATGCGCCGTGCGCACCAGGATAACGGCGGCTACAGCCACTGGTGCGCACAGCGCACCCTACAACAGCCGTTGAGAGGCTTAGGCGATGCCGTAGCTCATCAGGCGATCGTAACGGCGCTTGAGCAGGGCATCGGTATCGTACTTCTGCAGACTGGCGAGCTGCTTGGTCAGCTCCTGGCGGATCGATTCCGATGCCGCAGCCGGATCACGATGGGCGCCACCCAGCGGCTCAGCGATCACCTGATCGACGATGCCCAGATCCTTCAGACGCTCAGCGGTAATGCCCATGGCCTCGGCAGCATCCGGCGCCTTCTCGGCGGTACGCCAGAGGATCGAGGCGCAACCTTCCGGCGAGATCACCGAGTAGGTGGAATACTGCAGCATGTTCAGTTGGTCGCAGACGCCAATGGCCAGCGCACCGCCGGAACCACCTTCACCAATCACGGTGGCGATGATCGGGGTTTTCAGGCGCGCCATCACCAGCAGGTTCCAGGCGATGGCCTCGCTCTGGCCACGCTCTTCGGCATCAATACCCGGGTAGGCGCCGGGGGTGTCGATGAAGGTGAGGATCGGCATCTTGAAGCGCTCGGCCATCTCCATCAGGCGGCAGGCCTTGCGGTAGCCCTCCGGGCGCGGCATGCCGAAGTTGCGGCGCACCTTCTCGCGCACTTCACGGCCTTTCTGGTGACCGATGATCATCACCGGCTGATCACCCAGACGCGCCACACCACCGACGATGGCGGCGTCATCGGAGAAGTGACGATCACCATGCAGCTCGTCGAACTCGGTGAAGATGTGCTGGATGTAATCCAGGGTGTAGGGGCGGCGCGGGTGGCGCGCGAGCTGCGCGATCTGCCAGCTGGTCAGGTTGCCGAAGATGCTTTCGGTCAGGGCGCTGCTCTTGTCCTGCAGGCGGGCAATCTCGTCGCCGATATTCAGCGCGTTGTCATTGCCAACCAGGCGTAGCTCTTCGATCTTGGCTTGCAGGTCGGCGATCGGCTGTTCGAAATCGAGGAAATTCGGGTTCATAGTCATCCGTCTTGCGTCGACGGCCAAGTGGCCGGGGAGCTGTATCCATTAGGCGCCCTACCTTAAGGGATAGGGCGCAGCGGGTCGACACCCTCGGGTGCCTTTGCTGTCACGAAGAGGAATTTTCCTCTCGTATATCAGCGGTAGTGCAAAAAGACGTTGTCGCGCCCGAACTGGTCACGCAATGCCTGTATCAAAGTGTCGGCCGGGTCGATTCGCCAGGCATCGCCAAATTGAAGCAAGGCGCGCGCCTGCTCGCCACTGTAGTCGACGGTCACCGGGCAAGCGCCCTTGTGCTTGCTGCACAACTCGGCCAGCCAACGCAGGCGATCACCCTTCAATGCCTCACCGGTGACCTTCAGCCGCAGGCTGTCGGCCAGCCCCGTGCGCGCATCTTCCAGGCTCATCACGCGCTTGGCGCGCAGACGCAGGCCACCGGAGAAGTCGTCATTGCTGACTTCACCTTCGACCACCACCAGCGCATCGTTCTGCAGCAGCGCCTGGTTGCTGGCGAAGGCATCAGCGAACAAGGACGCCTCGATACGCCCGGAGCGGTCATCGAGGGTGATAAAGCCCATCTTGTCGCCCTTCTTGTTCTTCATCACACGCAGGTTGACGATCATCCCGGCGATGGTCTGAGTATCACGCGCTGGCTTGAGTTCGACGATACGCTGACGGGCGAAGCGACGGATCTCGCCTTCGTACTCGTCGATGGGATGACCGGACAGGTAGATACCCAGGGTATCCTTCTCGCCTTTCAGGCGTTCCTTGATCGGCAGCTCGCGGGCCTTGCGGTGGTTGGCGTAGACGTCGGCCTCGGGCTCGGCGAACAGACCGCCGAACAGGTCCATGTGGCCGCTCTCGGCGCTGCGCGCAGTCTGCTCGGCGGACTGCACGGCCTCTTCCATGGACGCCAGCAGCACGGCGCGGTTCTTGTCCACGCTGGCTTGGTAGGCCTTGAGCTCGTCCTGGTAGTAGGGGCCGAGGCGATCCAGCGCGCCGCTGCGGATCAACGCTTCGAGGGTGCGCTTGTTGATGCGCTTGAGGTCGACGCGGTTGCAGAAGTCGAACA contains the following coding sequences:
- a CDS encoding S-(hydroxymethyl)glutathione dehydrogenase/class III alcohol dehydrogenase is translated as MIKSLAAVAFAPNEPLKIVEIDVEPPKAGEVLVRIVATGVCHTDAYTLSGQDSEGVFPCVLGHEGGGIVEAVGEGVTSVKVGDHVIPLYTAECRECKFCKSGKTNLCSSVRATQGKGLMPDGTTRFSYNGEPVYHYMGCSTFSEYTVLPEVSVAVIPKEAPLDKVCLLGCGVTTGIGAVLNTAKVEEGATVAVFGLGGIGLAAIIGAKMAKASRIIAIDINPAKEAVARELGATDFVNPKEHSKPIQDVIIEMTDGGVDYSFECIGNVQLMRAALECCHKGWGESTIIGVAPAGAEISTRPFQLVTGRVWRGSAFGGVKGRTELPSYVEKSQKGEIPLDTFITHNMGLDEINDAFELMHEGKSIRTVIHF
- the ispD gene encoding 2-C-methyl-D-erythritol 4-phosphate cytidylyltransferase, whose amino-acid sequence is MSVQFWLVIPAAGVGARMAADRPKQYLQIAGRCILEHSLHCFLDHPGLLGAIVCVALDDPFWPQLPVASDPRVRRAPGGRERGDSVLAGLQALLAEGAGAEDWVLVHDAARPNLARQDLDRLLAELADDPVGGLLAVPARDTLKRASADGRVVQTVERSVIWQAYTPQMFRLGALQEALAQALAEGVAVTDEASAMEWSGQSPRLIEGRADNLKVTRPEDLHYLQSIWPQDR
- the fghA gene encoding S-formylglutathione hydrolase codes for the protein MTLEIVSSNKSFGGWHKRYRHRSSSLNCDMVFAVYLPPQAEQGAKLPVLYWLSGLTCTDENFMQKAGAQRMAAELGLIIVAPDTSPRGEGVADDANGAYDFGLGAGFYVNATQEPFARHYRMYDYVVHELPALIEANFPVSDKRGIAGHSMGGHGALICALKNPGRYLSVSAFSPISNPMNCPWGEKAFSLYLGEERSRWREWDASVLIAEAEEKLPILVDQGDRDDFLEGQLKPQALQAAAKAAGHPLTLRMQPGYDHSYYFIASFIDDHLRHHAAALQ
- the eno gene encoding phosphopyruvate hydratase, whose protein sequence is MAKIVDIKGREVLDSRGNPTVEADVILEGGIVGSACAPSGASTGSREALELRDGDKSRYLGKGVLKAGANINGPIRDLLLGKDAADQKALDRAMIELDGTENKAKLGANAILAVSLAAAKAAAQAKGVPLYAHIADLNGTPGVYSMPVPMMNIINGGEHADNNVDIQEFMVQPVGAKNFADALRMGAEIFHHLKAVLKARGLNTAVGDEGGFAPNLASNEDALAAIAEAVANAGYKLGDDVTLALDCASSEFFKDGKYDLEGEGKVFDAAGFADYLAGLTQRYPIISIEDGMDESDWAGWKVLTDKIGAKVQLVGDDLFVTNTKILKRGIDEKIGNSILIKFNQIGSLTETLEAIQMAKAAGFTAVISHRSGETEDSTIADLAVGTAAGQIKTGSLCRSDRVSKYNQLLRIEEQLGGKAPYKGRAEFRG
- a CDS encoding CTP synthase, with the protein product MTRYIFVTGGVVSSLGKGIASASLAAILEARGLKVTMLKLDPYINVDPGTMSPFQHGEVFVTHDGAETDLDLGHYERFIRTTMTKSNNFTTGRVYEDVLRKERRGDYLGATIQVIPHITDEIKRRIIKGAGDADVALVEIGGTVGDIESQPFLEAIRQLRVEVGAKRAMLMHLTLVPYIATAGETKTKPTQHSVKELRSIGLQPDVLVCRSDHPIDVSSRRKIALFTNVEERAVISLEDVDTIYKIPGVLHAQGLDDFVVERFGLECGGADLSEWDRVVDAKLNPEKEVTIAMVGKYMELLDAYKSLIEAMSHAGIQNRTKVNLRYIDSEDIENQGTALLEGVDAILVPGGFGLRGVEGKIKTVQYARENKIPYLGICLGMQVAVIEYARNVVGWADANSTEFDMASQHPVVGLITEWQDATGATEQRSETSDLGGTMRLGAQDCQLQAGSKVHDCYGKDVIVERHRHRYEVNNNLLPKLTEAGLKVTGRSGDGALVEVVEAPDHPWFVACQFHPEFTSTPRDGHPLFSGFVNAALAQKAKKA
- the ftsB gene encoding cell division protein FtsB, which encodes MRSPYWLFIVLILLLAGLQYRLWVGEGSLAQVSRLQQQIAEQQGENERLLERNRILEAEVMELKRGMETVEERARQELGMLKEGETLYLLTE
- a CDS encoding HPF/RaiA family ribosome-associated protein, translated to MQVLVNSGKHVTSSMAFTDDISNRVRSKLQRYADHLTRIEVHLSDENALKSGPQDKRCKVEARMKGRDPLTVSHDAEELQQAIDGAMNKLTNALDRNLGKDAKRWTH
- a CDS encoding LysR substrate-binding domain-containing protein yields the protein MNRWEGLDEFVAVAECGQFSAAAERLGLSTSQVSRQVARLEDRLQSRLFYRSTRRVALTEAGQLFLQHCQRLQDAREEALRAVGDLGAEPKGLLRMTCSVAYGERFIVPLVNDFMARHPQLRVEIELSNRQLDLLHEGLDLAIRLGRLQDSRLMAARLAPREMYLCAAPDYLQRYGHLHSLSELARHNCLIGSSDHWSFAENGRETQVRVQGNWRCNSGQAVLDAALRGFGLCQLPDYYVLEHLRSGRLISLLEQHRPPNTAVWALYPQQRHLSPKVRQLIDWLRLGLSQCREYSEPA
- the kdsA gene encoding 3-deoxy-8-phosphooctulonate synthase, yielding MAQKIIKVRDIEIANDKPFVLFGGINVLESRDLAMQACEEYVRVTEKLGIPYVFKASFDKANRSSVTSFRGPGLEEGMKIFEEVKKTFGVPVITDVHEPHQAAAVAEVCDIIQLPAFLSRQTDLVVAMAKTGAVINIKKAQFLAPQEMKHILTKCEEAGNDQLILCERGSSFGYNNLVVDMLGFGIMKQFEYPVFFDVTHALQMPGGRADSAGGRRAQVTDLAKAGMSQGLAGLFLEAHPDPENAKCDGPCALRLNKLEPFLGQLKQLDDLVKSFPPIETA